ACCCTGGGAGTAATTATTAAGGTTGTTTGGTAAGCAGGCTGGTAATGATAATAATCAAGCCGGTTATTACATTCACGTAGATTACCAATTTTCTGAATTGTTCCTGATGGATTTTTTGTGCTATTTTATTTCCCCAACCCGATCCTAGTATCAATAAAGGTAAAGCAAGGGCCGTAAACTTAATCGTTTCGGGAGTCAGAAATCCCCTGACATAGAAAGCCACTGTGGCAAATAATGAAGTGAAAACCGTGAACCAGGAAAAAATGCCGCGAAATATTTCTTTGTTATACCCTTTACGACTCATGGCAATTACCAGTGGTGGCCCACCAATCGATACGCTACTTGTTAGAATTCCACTTAAAAAACCTGCAAAAACAACGGGTAGTTTAATTCGTTTTTTGGCTAGTCCAACCCCTTTCAATAATTTCAATGAAAAAATGATCACGATCAGGCCGGTAACTATTTTCAAGGTATCTTCATGCATATATTCCAAAGCATAGATTCCTAAAGGGATTCCTCCAAGACTTGCAACAAACATCGGGACGATATAATACCACTTCGCTTTTTCCTTGAGCCCGAATAAAATATAAGCGCTGGTAACCACATTAAACATTGCGAAGGCCGGTACCAGCATGCTCATCGGAAAGATAAGAGAGAGCAAAGGAACCGCGATAAGCGCAAACCCGAATCCTGTGATCCCTTTGAGCATTGATGCCGCGAAAATGATAATGATGGTCAGGACAATTGTAATGAAGGCTAAATCAAACATGGTTTAAAATTGCAAATATGCTATCGTCTAAGTTTTATATTCTTTGCAAAATTACTACGAAAACCAATGGAATGGATCATTTATTCCTTAAATTTTGTAATGAAAAGCATACAAAAATGATCATAATTCTATTTTATCGATCAATGAATTTGATAGTTGGATAAATGTATTATAGTTGCCTATGAAAATTTTAGGACTCTTTATGCATTTCGGGTTGTTTGCCGACTTTGAAGTCAAAGATGTCGTTGCGGGAATAGTGACCTATTACATCAAAGTCCATTTTATACTTACTGATTTCACCTAAATC
This genomic window from Bacteroidota bacterium contains:
- a CDS encoding sulfite exporter TauE/SafE family protein — its product is MFDLAFITIVLTIIIIFAASMLKGITGFGFALIAVPLLSLIFPMSMLVPAFAMFNVVTSAYILFGLKEKAKWYYIVPMFVASLGGIPLGIYALEYMHEDTLKIVTGLIVIIFSLKLLKGVGLAKKRIKLPVVFAGFLSGILTSSVSIGGPPLVIAMSRKGYNKEIFRGIFSWFTVFTSLFATVAFYVRGFLTPETIKFTALALPLLILGSGWGNKIAQKIHQEQFRKLVIYVNVITGLIIIITSLLTKQP